Proteins from one Juglans regia cultivar Chandler unplaced genomic scaffold, Walnut 2.0 Scaffold_711, whole genome shotgun sequence genomic window:
- the LOC108989353 gene encoding endochitinase-like, with protein MKLFSLILLFSFLLEASAQSGNRTPNPTPSTDGGDVSSIISSSLFDQLLKYKNEFYTYNDFIAATRSFNDFGTTGDVNTRKREIAAFLGQTSHETRGGWPNATDGPYAWGYFFVKENNTTDYCTPSATWPCAPGKQYYGRGPIQLTHNYNYGQAGNATGYDLLNNPDLVATNATISFKTAIWFWMTTQEKKPSSHDVIIGNWTPSAADKSAGRVPGYGVITNIINGGIECGGHAADESVADRIGFYKRYCDAFEVSTGDNLDCYNQSPFT; from the exons atgaagcttttttctttgattctccttttctctttcttgctCGAAGCCTCGGCACAAAGTGGAAACCGTACCCCAAATCCAACCCCCAGTACTGATGGCGGCGATGTTAGCAGCATCATAAGCTCATCTCTTTTTGACCAACTGCTCAAATATAAGAACGAATTCTATACTTACAATGATTTCATCGCTGCTACACGATCTTTCAATGACTTTGGCACAACCGGTGATGTTAACACGCGTAAAAGGGAGATTGCTGCTTTCTTGGGTCAAACCTCTCACGAGACCAGAG gaGGGTGGCCAAATGCAACAGATGGCCCATATGCATGGGGATATTTctttgttaaagaaaataacacGACAGACTATTGTACGCCCAGTGCAACTTGGCCATGCGCTCCAGGCAAACAATACTATGGCCGGGGACCCATTCAACTCACCCA CAACTACAATTATGGGCAAGCCGGTAACGCCACTGGATATGATCTCTTAAATAATCCGGATTTGGTAGCCACAAACGCGACCATATCGTTCAAGACAGCCATATGGTTTTGGATGACCACACAGGAAAAAAAACCATCCAGCCACGATGTTATCATTGGGAATTGGACACCGTCTGCCGCCGACAAGTCAGCTGGTCGAGTCCCAGGTTACGGTGTCATCACCAACATAATCAATGGCGGGATAGAATGTGGTGGGCATGCTGCCGATGAGAGTGTGGCTGACAGGATTGGGTTCTATAAAAGGTATTGTGACGCATTCGAAGTGAGCACCGGGGACAACTTGGATTGCTATAATCAAAGCCCTTTTACCTAA